Proteins encoded together in one Opisthocomus hoazin isolate bOpiHoa1 chromosome 27, bOpiHoa1.hap1, whole genome shotgun sequence window:
- the LOC104335867 gene encoding hippocampus abundant transcript 1 protein, whose product MTGEKKKKKRLNRSVLLAKKIVIRDGAGRQGVGEPSVYHAVAVIFLEFFAWGLLTTPMLTVLHQTFPQHTFLMNGLIHGVKGLLSFLSAPLIGALSDVWGRKSFLLLTVFFTCAPIPLMKISPWWYFAVISMSGVFAVTFSVIFAYVADITQEHERSTAYGLVSATFAASLVTSPAIGAYLSQAYGDTLVVVLASGVALLDIGFILLAVPESLPEEMRPVSWGAPISWEQADPFASLRKVGQDSTVLLICITVFLSYLPEAGQYSSFFLYLRQVIGFSSETVAAFIGVVGILSILAQTVVLGILMRSIGNKNTILLGLGFQILQLAWYGFGSQPWMMWAAGAVAAMSSITFPAVSAMVSRNADPDQQGVVQGMITGIRGLCNGLGPALYGFVFYLFHVELNEMAEVETLGKASKPNMANPTDESSIIPGPPFLFGACSVLLSLLVALFIPEHNLALRSGSHKKHSNGAQTHTHSPQAGGSDGKEPLLEDSSV is encoded by the exons ATGACCGgcgagaagaagaagaagaagcggCTGAACCGCAGCGTCCTGCTGGCCAAGAAGATCGTCATCCGCGACGGGGCCGGc CGACAGGGCGTTGGGGAGCCCAGCGTGTACCACGCTGTGGCCGTCATCTTCCTGGAGTTCTTTGCCTGGGGGCTGCTGACCACGCCGATGCTGACG GTGTTACACCAGACTTTTCCGCAGCATACGTTCTTGATGAATGGCCTGATTCACGGAGTCAAG gGTCTGCTTTCCTTTCTAAGTGCCCCACTGATTGGTGCTCTCTCTGATGTCTGGGGCAGGaaatccttcctcctcctcactgtcTTCTTCACATGTGCACCAATTCCCCTTATGAAGATCAGTCCATG GTGGTATTTTGCTGTCATTTCCATGTCTGGAGTCTTTGCTGTCaccttttctgtgatttttgccTACGTTGCTGATATCACGCAGGAGCACGAGCGCAGCACGGCGTATGGCTTG GTGTCAGCCACGTTTGCTGCTAGTCTGGTCACAAGCCCGGCAATCGGTGCGTACCTTTCCCAGGCCTACGGCGATACGCTGGTGGTTGTGCTAGCGTCCGGTGTTGCCTTGCTGGATATTGGTTTCATCCTGCTGGCTGTGCCAGAGTCTCTGCCGGAGGAGATGCGCCCGGTCTCTTGGGGAGCTCCAATCTCCTGGGAGCAAGCTGACCCATTTGCT TCCTTGCGGAAAGTGGGTCAGGATTCTACAGTGCTGCTCATCTGTATCACCGTCTTTCTCTCCTACCTTCCCGAAGCCGGCCAGTACTCCAGCTTTTTCCTGTACCTGCGACAG GTCATTGGTTTTTCCTCAGAGACTGTGGCAGCCTTTATAGGTGTGGTTGGAATTCTCTCTATCCTGGCTCAG acagTAGTGTTGGGAATTCTCATGCGTTCAATAGGAAATAAAAACACCATCCTTTTGGGACTAGGCTTCCAGATCCTGCAGCTTGCCTGGTACGGCTTCGGATCGCAGCCTTG gatgatgtgggcagcaggagccgtGGCCGCCATGTCCAGCATCACCTTCCCGGCTGTCAGCGCCATGGTGTCCAGGAACGCGGACCCCGACCAACAGG GTGTGGTGCAGGGGATGATCACTGGCATTCGGGGTCTGTGTAACGGCCTGGGGCCGGCGCTCTATGGCTTTGTCTTCTATCTCTTCCACGTGGAGCTGAATGAAATGGCTGAGGTGGAGACTTTGGGTAAGGCCTCCAAACCCAACATGGCCAACCCTACAGATGAG agcagcaTTATCCCAGGGCCTCCGTTCCTGTTTGGGGCCTGTTCTGTCCTGCTGTCGCTGCTGGTGGCCTTGTTCATTCCGGAACACAACCTTGCACTGAGATCCGGCAGCCACAAGAAGCACAGTAACGGAGCCCAGACCCACACCCACAGCCCGCAGGCCGGCGGATCGGACGGCAAGGAGCCCCTGCTCGAGGACAGCAGCGTGTGA